A window of Shewanella mesophila contains these coding sequences:
- the gltB gene encoding glutamate synthase large subunit, giving the protein MSLYHPSFERDNCGFGLIAQMDGEASHRIVRTAIHGLDRMKHRGGIAADGRTGDGCGLLMQLPIKFFEAVAAENDWHLSRKFAVGMLFLSQDEEVANLTKSILERELEKETLSVAGWREVPVNPDVLGPIGQASQPQIWQVLINAPIGWREKDLERRLYMARRRLEQQMTDCKDFYVASLSGQVIVYKGLMMPADLPAFYPDLADIRLQSSICLFHQRFSTNTSPKWPLAQPFRYLAHNGEINTITGNRQWARARAYKFNAPLLPDLQQAAPFVNETGSDSSSLDNMLEMLLAGGMDLYRAMRLLIPPAWQSNPEMDDELKAFYDFNSMHMEPWDGPAGIVMTNGRHAACAVDRNGLRPSRYVITKDRILTLASEIGIWDYAPDEVVEKGRVGPGELLVLDTLNGQLYSSFEIDNDLKRRHPYKEWMAKNSQTLIPAEQMPAEAQGVCEFSKETLLQYQKQFGYSREELEQVIWVLAEKGEEAIGSMGDDTPMAVLSKKSRTLYDYFRQKFAQVTNPPIDPLREKHVMSLATCIGREQNLFNETTGHAYRVMFNSPILLFSDFKQLLALDATYYRTNTVDLNYDLNEGLEAAIKRICDEAERLARTGTTLLILSDRATDKNKQVIPAAMAVGAVQQVLVDKSLRCDTNIIVETASARDPHHFAVLLGFGATAIYPYLAYETISALAVTRGVNETQKLMLNFRYGIDKGLRKIMSKMGISTVGSYRCSQQFEAIGLSSDVVELCFKGVISRIEGANFALLEQDQQKLQKLAFQKHQPLSQGGLLKYVEGGEYHSFNPDVVNTLQASLRDKDYSAYKRFTQLVDDRPVATLRDLFKIEGSQNAVDIDSVEAAKTLYPRFDSAAMSIGALSPEAHEALAVAMNRLGGRSNSGEGGEDPRRFNSERNSAIKQVASGRFGVTAHYLVNAEVLQIKVAQGAKPGEGGQLPGDKVSVEIAALRNARPGVTLISPPPHHDIYSIEDLAQLIFDLKQINPKAMISVKLVSEPGVGTIATGVAKAYADMITISGYDGGTGASPITSVKYAGSPWELGLAEVHQSLVTNGLRHKIRLQVDGGLKTGTDVIKAALLGAETFGFGTVPMIALGCKYLRICHLNNCATGVATQNKQLRDNHYHGLPERVMTYFEFMAQEIREWMAALGVTEFEQLVGRSEWLHALEGTTPKQQHLDLSAILHKPVVPAGCALTWQETNPTSDKGELNQKILAAAKTAVEQGESFKGRFEINNTDRSVGAALSGHIATTVGRDGAKAPIKLKFSGSAGQSFGVWNAPGLSLDLCGDANDYVGKGMSGGKITIYPAVGSMFQSEKSVIVGNTCLYGASGGKLFAAGQAGERFAVRNSGAIAVVEGLGDNGCEYMTGGIVVVLGKTGVNFGAGMTGGFAYVFDRFGHFNRRVNTDLVDTHKVSSPIQQQHLRGLIEEHLAETGSEHAKMLLNDFENWIDCFVLIKPKNIALGDLLRIEQSQPELSVVAG; this is encoded by the coding sequence ATGAGCTTGTATCACCCCAGTTTTGAACGGGATAACTGTGGCTTTGGCTTAATAGCCCAAATGGATGGCGAAGCCAGCCATAGAATTGTGCGTACTGCGATTCACGGTCTTGACCGTATGAAACATCGTGGCGGCATAGCTGCAGATGGCCGCACTGGCGATGGCTGTGGTTTGCTTATGCAACTTCCCATAAAATTTTTTGAAGCGGTCGCTGCAGAGAATGATTGGCACCTTAGCCGTAAATTTGCGGTCGGTATGCTATTTCTTAGTCAGGACGAAGAGGTCGCAAACCTGACTAAATCGATCCTCGAACGTGAACTCGAAAAAGAGACCTTGAGTGTCGCTGGTTGGCGTGAAGTACCAGTCAATCCCGATGTGCTAGGGCCAATAGGCCAAGCGAGCCAACCACAAATTTGGCAGGTATTAATTAATGCCCCTATCGGTTGGCGCGAAAAAGATTTAGAGCGCCGTCTCTATATGGCACGTCGTCGACTCGAGCAGCAGATGACCGACTGCAAAGATTTCTATGTCGCCAGTCTCTCAGGGCAAGTGATCGTGTACAAAGGCCTAATGATGCCGGCCGATCTCCCCGCATTCTATCCAGATCTCGCCGATATTCGTCTGCAAAGCTCTATCTGTCTGTTCCACCAGCGTTTTTCAACAAACACTTCACCCAAATGGCCGCTTGCGCAGCCATTTAGATATCTGGCACACAACGGTGAGATCAACACCATTACGGGTAACCGCCAATGGGCTAGAGCCCGTGCCTATAAATTTAATGCACCGCTGCTACCAGATCTGCAGCAGGCGGCACCTTTTGTCAATGAAACAGGTTCAGACTCATCATCACTCGATAACATGCTCGAAATGCTGCTTGCTGGCGGCATGGACCTTTACAGGGCGATGCGTTTGCTTATTCCACCAGCATGGCAAAGCAACCCTGAAATGGATGATGAGCTAAAAGCCTTCTATGACTTTAACTCAATGCACATGGAGCCTTGGGATGGCCCTGCTGGCATAGTCATGACCAATGGCCGACATGCCGCCTGCGCTGTCGACCGTAACGGCCTGCGCCCATCACGCTACGTGATCACCAAAGACCGTATCTTAACCCTCGCCTCAGAAATTGGCATTTGGGACTATGCACCCGATGAAGTGGTTGAAAAAGGTCGCGTTGGCCCAGGTGAGCTACTGGTACTCGATACCCTTAATGGTCAGCTCTACTCCTCATTTGAGATCGATAACGACCTTAAACGTCGTCATCCTTACAAAGAGTGGATGGCAAAAAACAGTCAAACCTTGATCCCAGCGGAACAGATGCCAGCTGAAGCCCAAGGTGTCTGTGAGTTCTCCAAAGAGACATTGCTGCAATACCAAAAGCAGTTTGGCTACTCTAGAGAAGAGCTTGAACAAGTGATCTGGGTACTCGCAGAAAAAGGCGAGGAGGCGATTGGCTCCATGGGTGACGATACGCCTATGGCTGTGTTGTCGAAAAAATCTCGCACCTTATACGACTACTTCCGGCAGAAATTTGCTCAGGTCACTAACCCACCTATCGATCCACTGCGGGAAAAGCATGTGATGTCACTCGCGACCTGTATCGGGCGTGAGCAAAACCTATTTAACGAAACTACGGGTCATGCGTATAGAGTGATGTTCAACTCGCCGATCTTACTATTTAGTGATTTCAAACAATTACTCGCACTCGATGCGACCTATTATCGCACCAACACGGTAGATCTTAACTACGATCTTAATGAAGGTCTCGAAGCCGCGATTAAGCGTATCTGTGACGAAGCAGAGCGACTCGCGCGCACGGGCACGACATTGCTGATCCTCTCCGATCGTGCAACCGATAAAAATAAGCAAGTGATCCCTGCAGCTATGGCCGTTGGTGCCGTGCAACAGGTATTAGTGGATAAGAGCCTGCGCTGCGACACCAACATCATTGTTGAAACCGCATCGGCTCGCGATCCACACCATTTTGCCGTACTGCTTGGCTTTGGCGCGACGGCTATCTACCCCTATTTAGCCTATGAAACTATCTCTGCCCTCGCCGTAACTCGCGGTGTGAACGAGACACAGAAGTTGATGCTCAACTTCCGTTACGGCATCGACAAGGGTCTGCGTAAGATCATGTCGAAAATGGGGATCAGTACGGTCGGTTCTTACCGCTGTAGTCAGCAATTTGAAGCGATTGGCCTCTCCTCTGATGTGGTTGAGCTTTGCTTCAAGGGCGTGATCAGCCGTATCGAAGGCGCAAACTTCGCGCTGCTTGAACAAGATCAGCAAAAGCTACAGAAGCTCGCCTTCCAGAAACACCAGCCTTTATCTCAAGGTGGCCTGCTCAAATATGTTGAAGGTGGCGAATACCACAGCTTTAACCCTGACGTAGTCAACACTCTGCAGGCTAGCCTGCGTGATAAAGACTACAGTGCATATAAGCGCTTTACTCAGCTGGTTGATGATAGGCCCGTAGCGACCCTAAGGGACCTCTTTAAAATCGAGGGCTCTCAAAACGCGGTCGATATCGACAGCGTCGAAGCTGCTAAGACTTTATACCCACGCTTTGACAGCGCGGCGATGAGTATTGGCGCCCTCAGCCCTGAAGCTCATGAAGCCTTAGCCGTTGCAATGAACCGTCTTGGCGGCCGCTCTAACTCAGGGGAAGGCGGAGAAGATCCACGCCGCTTCAACTCAGAGCGAAACTCAGCCATTAAGCAGGTCGCATCGGGACGTTTCGGCGTAACCGCTCATTACCTAGTCAACGCCGAAGTACTGCAGATTAAAGTCGCGCAAGGGGCAAAACCCGGTGAAGGTGGCCAATTGCCAGGTGATAAAGTCAGTGTCGAAATTGCAGCGCTGCGAAATGCGCGCCCTGGTGTCACACTCATTTCACCACCGCCCCATCATGATATCTATTCGATTGAAGATCTGGCGCAGCTGATTTTTGACCTTAAGCAGATCAACCCTAAGGCGATGATCTCGGTCAAGCTAGTGTCAGAGCCTGGTGTAGGCACCATTGCCACCGGCGTTGCCAAGGCCTACGCCGATATGATCACTATCTCAGGGTACGATGGCGGCACGGGCGCCAGTCCTATCACGTCGGTTAAATATGCGGGTAGCCCATGGGAACTAGGCTTAGCCGAAGTGCATCAATCACTGGTCACTAACGGCCTACGTCATAAGATCCGCTTGCAAGTCGATGGTGGCCTAAAGACAGGTACCGATGTTATCAAGGCCGCCTTACTTGGAGCGGAGACCTTCGGTTTCGGTACCGTGCCTATGATAGCCCTAGGTTGTAAATACCTGCGTATTTGCCATCTAAATAACTGCGCAACTGGTGTTGCCACCCAGAATAAACAGCTGAGAGACAATCACTACCACGGCTTACCTGAGCGGGTGATGACCTACTTTGAGTTTATGGCTCAAGAGATCCGCGAGTGGATGGCGGCACTTGGTGTCACAGAGTTTGAACAATTGGTCGGTAGAAGCGAATGGCTTCATGCACTCGAAGGCACTACGCCCAAGCAGCAACATTTAGATCTGTCGGCGATTTTACATAAGCCTGTAGTACCAGCAGGTTGCGCGCTGACATGGCAAGAAACTAACCCGACATCGGACAAAGGCGAGCTCAATCAAAAGATCCTCGCAGCGGCTAAAACCGCGGTTGAACAAGGCGAGAGCTTTAAGGGACGCTTTGAAATCAACAACACAGATCGCTCTGTGGGCGCCGCCCTGTCTGGCCATATTGCTACGACCGTGGGTCGCGACGGTGCTAAGGCGCCAATAAAGCTTAAGTTTAGCGGCAGCGCAGGCCAAAGCTTTGGTGTGTGGAATGCGCCAGGCCTATCACTCGACCTCTGCGGCGATGCTAACGATTACGTCGGTAAAGGGATGTCTGGTGGCAAGATCACCATCTACCCTGCCGTTGGTAGCATGTTCCAAAGCGAGAAGAGCGTTATCGTCGGCAACACCTGCCTCTATGGCGCGAGCGGCGGTAAGCTGTTTGCAGCAGGCCAAGCGGGTGAACGTTTTGCGGTGCGTAACTCAGGCGCGATTGCCGTTGTCGAAGGTCTAGGTGACAACGGTTGCGAATATATGACTGGCGGTATCGTGGTTGTGCTAGGTAAGACTGGTGTCAACTTCGGTGCGGGTATGACAGGCGGCTTTGCCTATGTATTTGACCGTTTTGGTCACTTCAATCGCCGAGTGAACACCGACCTGGTCGATACCCATAAAGTCAGTTCACCTATTCAACAACAACATCTTAGAGGCCTGATAGAAGAACATCTGGCTGAAACCGGAAGTGAACACGCCAAGATGTTATTAAATGATTTTGAAAACTGGATCGATTGCTTCGTACTCATTAAGCCAAAGAATATCGCGCTTGGTGATCTATTACGCATCGAACAATCGCAGCCAGAACTTTCAGTAGTAGCGGGGTAA
- a CDS encoding FAD-dependent oxidoreductase gives MSNDFQFIEVGRKDPTKHQAAKRATQFIEIYQPFAQPQVTEQADRCLDCGNPYCEWKCPLHNYIPNWLKLAQQGRILEAAELVHETNTLPEICGRVCPQDRLCEGACTLNDEFGAVTIGNVEKYITDTAIAQGWRPDMSKVTARSERVAIIGAGPAGLGCADILARNGVQAVVYDKNPQIGGLLTYGIPSFKLDKSVMATRRSVLEGMGIEFKLGVTVGEDVSFDTLLSEYDAIFLGMGTYTAMKAGLENEDAKGVYQALPYLIGNTHHIMGTESAESPYLSLAGQKVVVLGGGDTAMDCVRTAIRQGASEVTCVYRRDEENMPGSRREVQNAREEGIQFLFNRQPTAIKTENGIVSGIECVETALGEPDESGRRRPQPIEGSEKLIEADAIIIAFGFQPSPAKWLGDHGVALDQWGLVVAPKVADNPFQTSNPKVFAGGDMVRGSDLVVTAIAEGRDAALGILNSFEG, from the coding sequence ATGAGCAATGATTTTCAATTTATTGAAGTGGGCCGCAAGGATCCGACGAAACACCAAGCGGCAAAGCGTGCCACCCAGTTTATCGAGATTTATCAGCCGTTCGCTCAGCCTCAGGTCACTGAGCAAGCCGACCGCTGTCTCGACTGCGGGAATCCCTATTGTGAATGGAAATGTCCACTGCACAACTATATCCCTAACTGGCTCAAGCTAGCGCAACAAGGGCGTATTCTCGAAGCAGCAGAGTTAGTTCATGAGACTAACACCCTGCCTGAGATCTGTGGTCGCGTCTGCCCACAAGACAGATTGTGTGAAGGTGCCTGCACCCTTAACGATGAGTTCGGTGCCGTCACCATAGGTAACGTCGAGAAGTACATTACCGACACGGCCATCGCCCAAGGCTGGCGACCAGACATGAGCAAGGTAACAGCCCGCTCTGAGCGCGTTGCCATTATTGGTGCCGGCCCTGCGGGTCTTGGCTGCGCCGATATCCTCGCTCGTAATGGCGTACAGGCAGTGGTGTATGACAAAAATCCGCAAATTGGCGGCCTACTAACCTATGGTATCCCGTCGTTTAAACTCGATAAATCGGTCATGGCTACTCGCCGTTCGGTACTCGAAGGTATGGGGATCGAATTTAAGCTGGGCGTAACCGTCGGTGAAGATGTGAGCTTTGACACTCTACTGAGCGAATATGATGCCATCTTCCTCGGTATGGGAACTTACACCGCGATGAAAGCTGGGCTGGAAAATGAAGATGCCAAAGGCGTCTATCAAGCCCTGCCCTACCTTATTGGTAACACCCATCACATCATGGGCACAGAGTCCGCCGAATCACCTTACTTGAGCCTGGCAGGGCAAAAGGTCGTGGTACTGGGTGGTGGTGATACCGCCATGGATTGTGTGCGCACCGCGATACGTCAAGGCGCCAGCGAAGTCACTTGTGTCTATCGCCGTGACGAAGAGAACATGCCAGGTTCGCGCCGCGAGGTTCAAAATGCCCGTGAAGAGGGTATTCAGTTCCTATTTAATCGCCAACCTACCGCGATAAAAACCGAAAACGGCATCGTCAGCGGCATCGAGTGTGTCGAAACCGCCCTTGGTGAGCCAGATGAGTCCGGTCGTCGTCGCCCACAGCCGATTGAAGGCAGCGAGAAACTGATCGAGGCCGATGCCATTATCATCGCCTTTGGTTTCCAGCCTAGCCCCGCTAAGTGGTTAGGCGACCATGGTGTAGCGCTAGATCAATGGGGACTCGTGGTGGCGCCTAAAGTTGCCGACAATCCGTTCCAAACCAGTAATCCGAAGGTGTTTGCTGGCGGCGATATGGTGCGTGGTTCAGATCTCGTCGTCACCGCGATTGCCGAAGGACGCGATGCGGCACTGGGGATATTAAACAGCTTTGAAGGTTAA
- a CDS encoding methyl-accepting chemotaxis protein — protein sequence MHYLSNLKIKTRLAAGFGCILSLMVLLNILGINQVNFIDRTLSVMTDINSVKQRYAINYRGSVHDRAIAIRDISLARTPAEIGSFEREIARLENFYKQSQIKMDEMLSRGIDFSSEERRILGDIKDIQARTEPIIQQILQDKKQGLNMTDVVLNQARPAFIEWLNRINEFIDYQETQNQQLTPKARDAAGGFENLMLWLTAFALVVSVIIGITIERSLRNSLGGEPFEAESTLKVMTEGDLTESDKGRPKSSVLGSLYEMRAKLTQIVRNIIGASDSLSVQVSEVSQESSMVLSAALQQGKLTSDTAYKLENMRDSIDQISQLSSLTESNSEKTAENARHGSQLVSLAAQEMEKIASTVNSAVMQLSSLKEKTEQIGGVANVINDISEQTNLLALNAAIEAARAGESGRGFAVVADEVRQLAKRTSEATTQIENMVVQIQSETAESVQAMETAQPQVIKGQEQITQATDILQSIEEQAADSLDRIREVALSTTEQVSVVGDVASAMEQISAMSTSTINAMQSNEKAVESLNKLASQLRGEVAYFKVQ from the coding sequence TTGCATTATTTATCGAATTTAAAAATAAAAACACGTTTAGCCGCTGGTTTTGGCTGTATTTTGAGCCTGATGGTGCTGCTAAACATCCTCGGAATAAACCAAGTTAACTTTATTGATCGAACCCTTTCCGTAATGACCGACATTAACTCTGTAAAACAGCGTTATGCCATCAACTACCGTGGAAGTGTCCATGACAGAGCTATTGCTATCCGTGATATCTCCCTTGCTAGAACTCCGGCAGAAATCGGTTCTTTTGAGAGAGAGATAGCCCGCCTGGAAAATTTTTACAAACAGTCGCAGATTAAGATGGACGAGATGCTCTCAAGGGGAATCGATTTTTCTTCAGAAGAAAGGAGAATTTTAGGAGACATCAAAGATATTCAGGCTCGTACGGAACCAATAATTCAACAGATCCTGCAGGATAAGAAGCAGGGGCTTAACATGACGGACGTGGTACTTAACCAGGCTCGCCCAGCATTTATAGAGTGGCTGAACCGGATCAACGAGTTTATTGATTACCAAGAAACTCAGAATCAGCAGCTGACACCTAAAGCCCGGGATGCTGCAGGCGGTTTCGAGAATCTCATGCTATGGTTAACGGCATTCGCTCTGGTGGTGTCAGTTATTATCGGCATTACAATTGAGCGAAGTTTGAGAAATTCCCTGGGTGGTGAACCATTTGAAGCAGAAAGTACCCTTAAAGTTATGACCGAAGGGGATCTGACAGAAAGTGATAAAGGCCGCCCAAAGAGCAGCGTTCTCGGCTCATTATATGAAATGAGAGCCAAGCTTACTCAGATAGTACGCAATATAATAGGGGCATCCGATAGCCTGTCAGTTCAGGTAAGTGAAGTTTCACAAGAGTCTTCTATGGTTCTTAGTGCTGCCCTGCAACAGGGAAAGCTGACATCGGACACAGCTTACAAACTGGAAAATATGCGTGACAGTATTGACCAAATCTCACAGCTATCTAGCCTGACGGAAAGTAATTCCGAAAAGACAGCGGAAAACGCCCGTCATGGCAGCCAACTGGTATCGCTCGCCGCACAGGAAATGGAAAAAATCGCCTCAACGGTGAACAGTGCTGTAATGCAGCTGAGTTCACTAAAAGAGAAAACTGAACAGATTGGCGGTGTTGCGAATGTTATTAACGATATTTCCGAGCAAACCAATCTGCTTGCACTGAACGCTGCTATAGAAGCTGCTCGGGCAGGAGAATCCGGTAGAGGTTTTGCTGTCGTTGCTGATGAGGTTAGACAGTTGGCAAAGCGTACCAGTGAAGCAACTACGCAGATTGAAAACATGGTTGTTCAGATTCAGTCTGAAACTGCTGAAAGTGTTCAAGCGATGGAGACCGCGCAGCCACAAGTGATAAAAGGGCAGGAACAAATCACTCAAGCCACAGATATACTGCAAAGCATCGAGGAACAAGCCGCAGATTCTTTGGATCGCATCCGTGAGGTCGCATTATCTACAACGGAGCAGGTCAGCGTAGTAGGCGACGTTGCAAGCGCCATGGAGCAGATTTCGGCAATGTCTACCAGCACTATAAATGCAATGCAAAGCAACGAAAAAGCCGTAGAGTCTCTGAATAAACTGGCCAGTCAATTAAGAGGTGAAGTGGCATACTTCAAAGTACAGTAA
- the mtnN gene encoding 5'-methylthioadenosine/S-adenosylhomocysteine nucleosidase, with amino-acid sequence MKIGIIGAMEPEVAHLIASMTNPESQTIAGIEFVAGQLEGKEVVVTRSGIGKVTASVATTLLIEKYAPDYVINTGSAGGFVDSLAIGDIVISSEVRHHDVDVTAFGYEIGQMAQQPAAFIPDATLVSAAQKAIASLGEVKAIEGLICTGDSFICDPVRTKTMLENFPTMAACEMEGAAIAQVCHQFGVPFVVIRSLSDNANNDSPVDFDSYIVKAGHHSALMVMSLLKQL; translated from the coding sequence ATGAAAATCGGTATTATCGGCGCCATGGAGCCAGAAGTTGCTCATCTCATCGCCTCTATGACTAACCCTGAGTCACAAACTATCGCTGGCATCGAATTTGTTGCCGGGCAGCTAGAGGGAAAAGAGGTGGTGGTCACTCGCTCGGGTATTGGTAAGGTCACAGCCAGTGTTGCAACTACTCTATTGATTGAGAAATATGCGCCTGATTATGTGATCAATACTGGTTCGGCTGGCGGATTTGTCGATAGCCTAGCGATTGGTGATATTGTCATTTCATCGGAAGTACGTCACCACGATGTCGATGTGACCGCATTCGGTTACGAAATTGGTCAGATGGCGCAGCAACCAGCCGCCTTTATTCCCGATGCAACTTTAGTGAGTGCAGCGCAAAAAGCGATCGCTAGCCTTGGTGAAGTCAAAGCTATCGAAGGACTTATCTGTACTGGCGATAGCTTTATCTGCGATCCCGTTCGCACTAAGACAATGCTAGAAAACTTCCCAACAATGGCCGCTTGCGAGATGGAAGGTGCGGCAATTGCGCAAGTCTGTCATCAGTTTGGCGTACCATTTGTTGTTATTCGTTCACTATCAGACAACGCCAATAACGACTCGCCCGTCGACTTTGACAGCTACATTGTTAAGGCTGGACATCATTCGGCGCTTATGGTGATGTCACTGCTTAAGCAACTGTAA